A single Nocardioides sp. JS614 DNA region contains:
- a CDS encoding helix-turn-helix domain-containing protein — protein MATPDNSSRRLRLVDDQQAQPDEAAAPDGGLTAKQAAAFAALVANANQSVVERTLDQMNAEQLRSLAIALATQVNAAENATGEVAGVGPDGICAIAIATAAQSFGTTRDAVLSADRHRAVTDARAVAMTAARRGGLTLPAIATYFGKDHTSVMYAQNKVANNPRLNAVCARIVDQLDDHYADPTSIPAEDPATAAGGRSTTLQLAALDQARDDTARRHHDEDGQRLSVSAAPAR, from the coding sequence ATGGCCACTCCAGACAACAGCAGCAGGCGGCTTCGACTCGTCGACGACCAGCAGGCCCAGCCCGACGAGGCCGCGGCGCCGGACGGGGGACTCACCGCCAAGCAGGCGGCTGCGTTCGCCGCGCTGGTCGCCAACGCGAACCAGTCCGTCGTCGAGCGCACGCTCGACCAGATGAACGCCGAGCAGCTGCGGTCGCTCGCGATCGCACTGGCCACCCAGGTCAACGCCGCCGAGAACGCAACCGGCGAGGTAGCCGGCGTCGGCCCCGACGGCATCTGCGCGATCGCCATCGCCACAGCCGCACAGTCCTTCGGCACCACCCGCGACGCCGTCCTCAGCGCCGACCGCCACCGGGCGGTGACCGACGCCCGTGCCGTGGCCATGACCGCGGCACGCCGCGGCGGCCTGACCCTGCCGGCAATCGCGACCTACTTCGGCAAAGACCACACCAGCGTCATGTACGCCCAGAACAAGGTCGCGAACAACCCTCGCCTCAACGCGGTCTGCGCCCGGATCGTCGACCAGCTCGACGACCACTACGCGGACCCGACCAGCATCCCCGCCGAGGACCCCGCCACCGCTGCCGGTGGCCGCAGCACGACGCTCCAGCTAGCCGCGCTCGACCAGGCCCGCGACGACACCGCCCGTCGCCACCACGACGAAGACGGTCAGCGGCTCTCGGTCTCAGCTGCACCCGCCAGGTAG
- a CDS encoding endonuclease/exonuclease/phosphatase family protein has translation MKKGILLGLPLLLIAPLMLLMLGMGSANIEAVRAACATTVNSSAGGSFGIGTLNWRGASHYEKNPHPGERPYGERVPNMVTKIGASGASIIGFQEFEPPQAQAFLEATDGAWEIVAGKRRGHRSTADAIAYQPSAWKLDEVRYVSIRYGGPMIQVPLVRFTSTAGLGSIWVLNTHNPANAVGGTDAMRDAAVRAEAEALGKLQAAEPSTPLFLTGDMNDKARFQRLFLSVAGQGWSAANPSDKQIDWIMGSPGVSFSGTVVDQSTNDKAHSYTDHPFVHTTAQLTGSESGRTDASTGLGVMPTGITATPGGPVTGQVLVANANIKTDAGFNPGVRALAGPSPDFITLNEVEGIPLSQMRSTVPGYDAYREEPPAGEDAGQAMGSAIMWRSDTWTMLDGGRVKIVDDDHTVFKGENKLWDRFAAWGIFQRSDGAVVSIIAVHHMTNVYRFPGQWGNPPMSRAEQYGLGMDYLTDLVGVLAPYGPVLVGGDMNSHPNDGPNAAAPRMEAAGYLYTKDSGVIYNFYAAPVNVTKTWEISKAAVHSDHPALLTRMAMNGAGPGTNAPTGTQPGATRPAGCPPCPTFGNLGTLHQPVAATGNLDAAKVAASAAYQAGFRGEDLVTAVAIARVESTWDPKATNGSHFGLWQISAQHKGKVPGWNTQADIFDPLLNARYTFALYSARPGSGEAKFADWIPFEKTDYHQFLDVARQAVGATGGGTANVGNTGCTASPIQVAGELSAALKARLDAMMNTPNGLCGLSWTSGAPCTYDNQCPKVVDALYGGPGVGRGYGNGQDVAQGIINAGLAQSHGTGLDPLPPVGAVVSYNTGNGVGHVAIYVGGGKIFGNDYGCSANGVYGCVGFADVHTPGGSVTWALPKQAFDLGAMPAAAA, from the coding sequence GTGAAGAAGGGCATCCTCCTCGGCCTGCCGCTGCTGCTGATCGCACCGCTGATGCTGCTCATGCTGGGCATGGGGAGCGCGAACATCGAGGCGGTCCGCGCGGCGTGCGCGACCACGGTCAACTCAAGCGCGGGCGGTTCGTTCGGGATCGGAACGCTGAACTGGCGCGGCGCTTCGCACTACGAGAAGAACCCCCATCCCGGCGAGCGGCCCTACGGCGAGCGGGTGCCGAACATGGTGACCAAGATCGGCGCGTCCGGGGCCTCGATCATCGGGTTCCAGGAGTTCGAGCCTCCGCAGGCCCAGGCCTTCCTCGAGGCCACTGACGGGGCCTGGGAGATCGTGGCCGGCAAGCGCCGAGGGCACCGATCCACCGCGGACGCGATCGCCTACCAGCCCTCCGCCTGGAAGCTGGATGAAGTCCGCTACGTGTCGATCAGGTACGGCGGCCCGATGATCCAGGTCCCGCTGGTGCGGTTCACCTCCACGGCGGGGCTCGGGTCGATCTGGGTGCTCAACACCCACAACCCCGCCAACGCCGTCGGCGGCACGGACGCGATGCGCGATGCCGCCGTCCGCGCCGAGGCCGAGGCATTGGGGAAGCTGCAAGCCGCCGAGCCGAGCACGCCGCTGTTCCTGACCGGGGACATGAACGACAAGGCCCGGTTCCAGCGGCTGTTCCTGTCGGTTGCCGGTCAGGGCTGGTCGGCCGCCAACCCCAGCGACAAGCAGATCGACTGGATCATGGGCAGCCCCGGTGTCAGCTTCTCCGGCACCGTCGTCGACCAGAGCACCAACGACAAGGCGCACAGCTACACCGACCACCCGTTCGTCCACACCACCGCACAGTTGACCGGATCAGAGTCGGGTCGAACAGATGCCAGCACCGGCCTGGGTGTGATGCCCACGGGGATCACGGCCACGCCCGGTGGGCCGGTGACAGGTCAGGTCCTGGTCGCGAACGCGAACATCAAGACCGATGCCGGCTTCAACCCTGGTGTCCGCGCGCTCGCCGGCCCGTCGCCAGACTTCATCACGCTCAACGAGGTCGAGGGCATCCCGTTGTCCCAGATGCGTTCGACCGTCCCCGGCTACGACGCCTATCGCGAGGAGCCGCCGGCCGGTGAGGATGCGGGGCAGGCCATGGGCAGCGCGATCATGTGGCGCTCCGACACCTGGACGATGCTCGACGGTGGCCGCGTCAAGATCGTCGACGACGACCACACCGTGTTCAAGGGCGAGAACAAGCTGTGGGACCGGTTTGCCGCCTGGGGCATCTTCCAGCGCTCCGACGGCGCCGTCGTCTCGATCATCGCGGTTCACCACATGACGAACGTCTATCGGTTCCCCGGCCAGTGGGGGAACCCGCCGATGAGCCGCGCCGAGCAGTACGGCCTCGGCATGGACTACCTGACCGACCTGGTCGGCGTGCTGGCCCCGTACGGGCCGGTGCTGGTGGGCGGCGACATGAACTCCCACCCCAACGACGGGCCCAACGCGGCCGCGCCACGGATGGAGGCGGCCGGCTACCTCTACACCAAAGACTCCGGCGTCATCTACAACTTCTACGCCGCCCCCGTGAATGTCACCAAGACCTGGGAGATCAGCAAGGCCGCCGTCCACTCCGATCACCCCGCGTTGTTAACACGCATGGCCATGAACGGTGCCGGTCCCGGCACGAACGCGCCCACCGGCACCCAGCCCGGCGCAACAAGGCCGGCCGGCTGCCCGCCGTGCCCGACCTTCGGGAACCTCGGCACACTGCACCAGCCCGTCGCTGCGACCGGCAACCTCGACGCCGCCAAGGTTGCGGCCTCGGCCGCCTACCAGGCCGGCTTCCGTGGGGAGGACCTGGTCACCGCGGTGGCCATCGCCCGTGTGGAGTCGACCTGGGATCCGAAGGCCACCAACGGGAGCCACTTCGGGTTGTGGCAGATCTCCGCGCAGCACAAGGGCAAGGTGCCCGGCTGGAACACGCAGGCCGACATCTTCGACCCGCTCCTCAATGCCCGCTACACCTTCGCGCTCTACTCTGCTCGACCCGGGTCAGGCGAGGCCAAGTTCGCCGACTGGATCCCGTTCGAGAAGACCGACTACCACCAGTTCCTCGACGTCGCCCGCCAGGCGGTCGGCGCAACCGGCGGAGGCACCGCGAACGTCGGCAACACCGGCTGCACCGCGTCGCCAATCCAGGTCGCCGGTGAGCTCTCGGCCGCACTCAAGGCCCGCCTCGACGCCATGATGAACACCCCCAACGGCCTCTGCGGGCTGTCGTGGACCAGCGGTGCTCCCTGCACCTACGACAACCAGTGCCCCAAGGTCGTCGACGCGCTCTACGGCGGCCCTGGCGTCGGCCGGGGCTACGGAAACGGGCAGGACGTCGCCCAAGGCATCATCAACGCCGGACTGGCCCAGTCCCACGGCACAGGCCTCGACCCGCTCCCGCCCGTGGGCGCCGTGGTCTCCTACAACACCGGCAACGGCGTCGGCCACGTGGCGATCTACGTGGGCGGCGGCAAGATCTTCGGCAACGACTACGGCTGTAGCGCGAACGGCGTCTACGGCTGCGTCGGGTTCGCCGACGTCCACACACCCGGTGGCTCGGTCACCTGGGCCCTGCCCAAGCAGGCGTTCGACCTCGGCGCGATGCCGGCCGCGGCCGCGTAA
- a CDS encoding SCO6880 family protein encodes MSVYGASATRDRQAWLFGLTGPQFFMVLAAGFPTWMAIAIGQWLALLGLVPMWGVVALLICLPIRGHSAFQWIGVLFRHLAGAAFGWSRFQSKAAAGDLDLGDADDDEDDGDADDDEDDGDAGEADLPGILSSIQIHDGPPMTGQTARPAIIQNHATRTWAATARVVHPGIGMSDDADRFRMGAGLTEMMEAATAGNQIDLIVVQVRTIPDDGTERDEWVRHNARPDEPEVSARVNTQLESMTAGAAVRREAFVTVVVREDVINKDAKRAGRGVTGRARILYSVLAEVEARLTGSIGCTRVNWLDSSELAVAIRTGFEPGDAPALADAAIHHREDPSIAAGIPVAAAGPTNASTALRSYRHGEWESISSTILLPRKGARMGALARVLVPSQPGERRALTVFYRPVSQQSADRATGRAQMSAVMAGTLREKAGKVERAKDRQSVGKLHDRDEKLEMGRSLVKVSSAISVTVPAGWNVQDFGRRLDASIRISGFTPLPLDGAHDAAFAVSAIPLGAGLPKKRR; translated from the coding sequence ATGAGTGTCTACGGAGCATCCGCAACCCGAGACCGGCAGGCCTGGCTCTTCGGGCTCACCGGCCCCCAGTTCTTCATGGTGCTGGCCGCCGGGTTCCCGACCTGGATGGCGATCGCCATCGGGCAGTGGCTCGCACTGCTCGGCCTCGTCCCGATGTGGGGCGTAGTTGCGCTACTGATCTGCCTACCGATCCGAGGCCACTCGGCCTTCCAGTGGATCGGCGTCCTGTTCCGGCACCTGGCCGGGGCAGCGTTTGGCTGGTCCCGGTTCCAGTCCAAGGCCGCCGCCGGCGACCTCGACCTCGGCGACGCAGACGACGATGAGGACGACGGCGACGCAGACGACGATGAGGACGACGGCGACGCGGGCGAGGCGGACCTGCCCGGCATCCTGTCCAGCATCCAGATCCACGACGGCCCGCCGATGACCGGGCAGACCGCACGCCCGGCGATCATCCAGAACCACGCAACCCGCACGTGGGCAGCCACCGCGCGGGTCGTCCACCCCGGCATCGGGATGAGCGACGACGCAGACCGGTTCCGCATGGGCGCCGGCCTCACCGAGATGATGGAGGCCGCGACCGCCGGCAACCAGATCGACCTGATCGTGGTTCAGGTCCGCACCATCCCCGACGACGGCACCGAGCGCGACGAGTGGGTACGTCACAACGCGCGCCCCGACGAGCCCGAGGTCTCGGCCCGGGTCAACACCCAGCTGGAGTCGATGACCGCCGGCGCGGCCGTGCGCCGCGAGGCGTTCGTGACCGTGGTGGTTCGTGAGGACGTCATCAACAAGGACGCCAAGCGCGCAGGGCGAGGCGTGACGGGTCGCGCGCGCATCCTGTACTCGGTGCTGGCCGAGGTGGAGGCCCGGCTGACCGGCTCGATCGGCTGCACGCGGGTGAACTGGCTCGACAGCTCCGAGCTCGCCGTGGCGATCCGAACCGGGTTCGAGCCCGGCGATGCGCCGGCGCTCGCGGACGCCGCGATCCACCACCGCGAAGACCCGTCGATCGCGGCCGGTATCCCGGTCGCGGCCGCGGGTCCGACCAATGCGTCGACCGCACTGCGGTCCTACAGGCACGGGGAGTGGGAGTCCATCTCCTCCACGATCCTGCTGCCACGCAAGGGTGCCCGGATGGGTGCGCTGGCGCGGGTGCTGGTGCCGTCCCAGCCGGGCGAGCGGCGCGCGCTGACGGTGTTCTACCGGCCCGTCTCGCAGCAGTCCGCGGACCGGGCCACCGGACGGGCACAGATGTCGGCGGTGATGGCCGGCACGCTGCGTGAGAAGGCCGGCAAGGTTGAGCGGGCCAAGGACCGCCAGTCGGTCGGCAAGCTGCACGACCGCGACGAGAAGCTCGAGATGGGTCGCTCGCTGGTCAAGGTGTCCTCGGCGATCTCGGTCACGGTTCCGGCCGGGTGGAACGTTCAGGACTTCGGCCGTCGTCTCGACGCCTCGATCCGCATCAGCGGCTTCACCCCGCTCCCTCTGGACGGGGCACACGACGCGGCCTTCGCCGTGTCTGCGATCCCGCTGGGGGCAGGCCTGCCGAAGAAGCGCCGCTAA
- a CDS encoding type IV secretory system conjugative DNA transfer family protein: MTTALKHVKPQEVGWRLGQAGRSGPELWVPFDRTTCVIGPQGSGKTLDLLVPALLDAPGGALVTLTKPEDLFLTLEARQRDGRPVAVLDPFNAAPGTPELVWDPIKGCEDAMLAERRAKAFANGTIKGATSQSSDQAARFYAGECAKVLQAYFHAAAIAGVGLEEVLMWVSSPREYPQAEEILRTHRAAEPLWDGLLRGALYGDERTAGNTITTVQQSMALFFQRSIRERCVPSATRPATDLEALIRAGGTIYLLGRDDPYASASPLMTAVTEQILDTAKRLGETSPHGRLCPPFLACLDELPSTAPIPTLSTRMANERALGLSFILAAQTWRQFVVCYGEDEARTIYGLSNNLVVFGGGKDIRFYQELSDLIGSTSHTETRYSARGHELFGVMDRSYDQRRVPILEPAELRRIEQRKALVLAEMYDPIIANLHRCIDGKRGKELLAAQERARLAARHGDAAEPIHPVPVEPTLPTEPVSRTRQRLGMPK; this comes from the coding sequence ATGACCACAGCTCTCAAGCACGTGAAGCCGCAGGAGGTGGGCTGGCGGCTCGGCCAGGCCGGCCGCAGCGGCCCCGAATTGTGGGTGCCCTTCGACAGGACGACTTGCGTGATCGGCCCCCAGGGTTCGGGCAAGACCCTGGACCTGCTGGTGCCCGCTCTGCTGGACGCGCCCGGGGGTGCGCTGGTGACCCTGACCAAGCCCGAGGACCTGTTCCTCACCCTGGAGGCTCGACAGCGCGATGGCCGCCCGGTCGCGGTTCTCGATCCGTTCAACGCCGCCCCCGGCACGCCGGAGCTGGTGTGGGACCCGATCAAGGGGTGTGAGGACGCGATGCTCGCCGAGCGGCGGGCGAAGGCGTTCGCGAACGGCACCATCAAGGGCGCCACCTCTCAGTCCTCCGACCAGGCTGCCCGGTTCTACGCCGGGGAGTGCGCGAAGGTCCTGCAGGCCTACTTCCACGCCGCGGCGATCGCCGGCGTCGGGCTGGAGGAGGTGCTGATGTGGGTCTCCAGCCCGCGCGAGTACCCGCAGGCCGAGGAGATCCTGCGTACCCACCGGGCCGCGGAGCCCCTGTGGGACGGTTTGCTGCGCGGCGCCCTGTACGGCGACGAGCGGACCGCCGGCAACACGATCACCACCGTGCAGCAGTCCATGGCGCTGTTCTTCCAGCGCTCGATCCGGGAACGCTGCGTCCCGTCCGCGACTCGGCCGGCGACCGATCTCGAGGCTCTGATCCGGGCGGGCGGCACGATCTATCTGCTGGGCCGCGACGACCCGTACGCGAGCGCGTCTCCGCTGATGACTGCTGTCACCGAGCAGATCCTGGACACGGCCAAGCGGCTGGGGGAGACCTCCCCGCACGGGCGGCTGTGCCCGCCCTTCCTCGCCTGTCTCGACGAGCTGCCGTCGACCGCGCCGATCCCGACGCTGTCGACCCGGATGGCCAACGAGCGTGCGCTGGGGCTCTCCTTCATCCTCGCTGCCCAGACCTGGCGGCAGTTCGTGGTCTGCTACGGCGAGGACGAGGCCCGCACCATCTACGGGTTGTCCAACAACCTGGTGGTCTTCGGCGGCGGCAAGGACATCCGCTTCTACCAGGAGCTCTCCGACCTGATCGGGTCCACCAGCCACACCGAGACCCGGTACTCCGCGCGCGGGCACGAGCTGTTCGGCGTGATGGACCGGTCCTACGACCAGCGGCGGGTGCCGATCCTCGAGCCGGCCGAGCTGCGCCGCATCGAGCAGCGCAAGGCCCTGGTCCTGGCGGAGATGTACGACCCGATCATCGCGAACCTGCACCGCTGCATCGACGGCAAGCGCGGCAAGGAGCTGCTGGCCGCGCAGGAGCGTGCCCGGCTCGCGGCGCGCCACGGCGACGCCGCGGAGCCCATCCACCCGGTGCCGGTCGAGCCCACGTTGCCGACCGAGCCGGTGTCCCGGACCCGGCAGCGGCTCGGGATGCCGAAGTAG
- a CDS encoding ATP-binding protein, whose protein sequence is MAATKTRARGGAKNARPASRTIDDLLSDFGTTMPRKAAPVAEPPAEKLFPGSVKANGVRRMGHGWAPTMPPLAGYQMTSEETPVLWPLISGDGLPPWGAEMGYDVLSGGKFYCDPMGWVLDDSIPVTNPNIFIFGKPGRGKSATVKAFMLRMIRYGYRSLVLGDVKDEYEDLARFLGVDPFRIGPGLAGRINPLDLGPLGVDWDKQTREEQHRRANVIFNRWLFLIRGLIGSQGVTFTPTEERVINKVLRHLTGWSVGASQLKPVTIPKVWAALDSPTKELVSDCRYSSEQAFYDGTRPLRDALGALCEGSLQGMFDTESTFHPDWRAPIQTLSLRSLHETGNKVAVGIALMCLNSWGQGMRETAQAGDRRIVLRDEAWLQTRLSLDAVMALDANLRLSRTEGDIQLVTYHKPSDPLSAGDEGSQAAQIAKDLLNLSDVRILMGQDESVADELGRLMGLSDMQQSVITNWAMQEKGRALWMVGDQRYKVQTLLTPLERRLTYTNDAIDPAA, encoded by the coding sequence GTGGCGGCGACCAAGACCCGCGCGCGCGGCGGGGCGAAGAACGCACGGCCGGCGTCGCGGACGATCGACGACCTGCTCTCGGACTTCGGGACCACGATGCCCCGCAAGGCGGCTCCGGTCGCGGAGCCCCCGGCGGAGAAGCTGTTCCCCGGTTCAGTCAAGGCCAACGGCGTGCGCCGGATGGGGCATGGATGGGCGCCGACGATGCCGCCGCTGGCCGGCTACCAGATGACCTCGGAGGAGACCCCGGTCCTGTGGCCGCTGATCTCCGGTGACGGGCTCCCGCCGTGGGGGGCCGAGATGGGCTACGACGTGCTCTCGGGCGGCAAGTTCTACTGCGACCCGATGGGCTGGGTGCTCGACGACTCGATCCCGGTCACCAACCCCAACATCTTCATCTTCGGCAAACCGGGCCGCGGGAAGTCCGCCACGGTCAAGGCGTTCATGCTCCGCATGATCCGCTACGGCTACCGGTCCCTGGTGCTCGGCGACGTCAAGGACGAGTACGAGGACCTCGCCCGGTTCCTCGGCGTCGACCCGTTCCGCATCGGACCCGGTCTCGCGGGCCGGATCAACCCGCTCGACCTCGGGCCGCTCGGCGTTGACTGGGATAAGCAGACCCGCGAAGAGCAGCACCGCCGCGCGAACGTGATCTTCAACCGTTGGCTGTTCCTGATCCGGGGCCTGATCGGCTCCCAAGGCGTGACCTTCACCCCGACCGAGGAGCGGGTCATCAACAAGGTGCTGCGGCACCTGACCGGCTGGTCTGTCGGTGCCTCCCAGCTCAAGCCGGTCACCATCCCCAAGGTGTGGGCCGCACTGGACTCGCCCACCAAGGAACTGGTCTCGGACTGCCGCTACTCCTCCGAGCAGGCCTTCTACGACGGCACCCGGCCGCTGCGCGACGCTCTGGGTGCCCTGTGCGAGGGCTCGCTGCAGGGCATGTTCGACACCGAGTCGACCTTCCACCCCGACTGGCGTGCACCGATCCAGACGCTGTCGCTGCGCTCGCTCCACGAGACCGGCAACAAGGTCGCCGTGGGCATCGCTCTGATGTGCCTCAACTCCTGGGGTCAGGGCATGCGGGAGACCGCTCAGGCGGGCGATCGGCGGATCGTGCTCCGCGACGAGGCCTGGCTGCAGACCCGCCTGTCGCTGGACGCGGTCATGGCGCTGGACGCCAACCTGCGGCTCTCCCGCACCGAAGGCGACATCCAGCTGGTGACCTACCACAAGCCGTCCGACCCGCTCTCGGCCGGCGACGAGGGCAGCCAGGCCGCCCAGATCGCCAAGGACCTGCTCAACCTCTCCGACGTCCGAATCCTGATGGGCCAGGACGAGTCGGTCGCCGACGAACTCGGCCGCCTGATGGGCCTCTCGGACATGCAGCAGAGCGTGATCACCAACTGGGCGATGCAGGAGAAGGGCCGCGCCCTGTGGATGGTCGGCGACCAGCGGTACAAGGTCCAGACGCTGCTCACGCCTCTCGAAAGGCGGCTCACGTACACCAACGACGCGATCGACCCGGCGGCGTGA
- a CDS encoding ATP-binding protein has protein sequence MDVRIGTTVDGQAAGFDTSSARPLLLVGDVGRGKTTTARYLTRWWLANTRRHAHVYAQAPSEWADLRCEPEDPDQLQNPVGRDCRPGACLVVVDDIDLLDDSRISFLPLGRARTILTSHGDSLAGRALLDNELDCLGLVRPDHADPAEAAVLDGQGRLDWPIGTVAVIPDQRGPMDFPCHRWQAPAVAWAVAR, from the coding sequence ATGGACGTACGTATCGGCACCACAGTCGACGGCCAGGCCGCCGGGTTCGACACCAGTAGCGCCCGGCCGCTGCTGCTGGTCGGCGACGTCGGCCGAGGCAAGACCACCACCGCGCGCTACCTCACCCGGTGGTGGCTGGCGAACACCCGGCGGCATGCCCACGTGTACGCCCAAGCACCCAGCGAATGGGCAGACCTGCGCTGCGAGCCCGAGGACCCCGACCAGCTGCAGAACCCGGTCGGCCGCGACTGCCGTCCGGGAGCCTGTCTGGTCGTGGTCGACGACATCGACCTGCTCGACGACAGCCGTATCTCCTTTCTGCCGCTGGGAAGGGCGCGAACGATCCTGACCTCTCACGGCGACAGCCTGGCCGGCCGCGCGCTACTCGACAACGAACTCGACTGCCTGGGCCTGGTCCGACCCGATCACGCCGACCCTGCCGAGGCCGCAGTACTGGACGGGCAGGGGCGCCTGGACTGGCCGATCGGCACTGTCGCGGTCATCCCGGATCAGCGGGGGCCGATGGACTTCCCGTGTCATCGCTGGCAGGCACCGGCCGTTGCATGGGCGGTGGCGCGATGA